The DNA segment AGGCCGGTGGCGATGACCAGTGAGTCGTAATGCACGGCCGGCCCGTTTTCCACCAGCACCAGGCGTTTCTCGACGTCCAGGCCGGTCGCGCGTACGCCGGTGCGCAGGTCGACGTGGTTGTCCGCGAAAAACGCGGCGTCTCGCAGCACGACGTCGGCCGGCTGGCGGTCGCCGCGGAGGATTTCCTTGGACAGCGGCGGCCGGTCGTACGGTGGATGCGGCTCGGCGCCAAGCATGGTGATTGGTCCGCGGTGTCCGCCGCGGCACAACTGCTCGACGGTCCGTACGCCGGCCAGGCCAGCGCCGACCACCACGATCTCGCCGGCCTCCTCGACTGTCATGACCGGCAACATTATCAAGCGTTCAAGCAGTTGGTGTATACAGTGGACAGCCGGCCGCCGTCCAGAGTGGACAGTGCGGCCGGTTTTTCGTTGCCAGCAAAGAGCCGCCGTGCCGGTGTGGTGTCCCCCAGACCTACGGCCATTCCCGTGCGCGGGAGCACGAGCATGGCGGACCCCCTCGGGTCCGGCGGGACCACCGAAGCTCCGGCATCGGCGGCTCGTCGTTGACCGTAAGGCACCACGCGCTACCGCGCAATAGCTTTCGGTAAGAATTCTTATCAGATACCCGCTACATTTCGAAAAAACCTAATTGGTCGGCGGAAACGACACGCCGCGCACGCGGGATTCCAGGAGCATAGCAGACTATGCGCCAGGCGCATCAATACAAACGTTCGCAGCAACAAAAGTTAGAACGTGTTTCTTGAATTTGGGCGTCGGCGCAACGAGTCCAGCGCCATTACCGCAGCGTGGAGGGACGTGCGCGTGTCGGCCGAACCGAGGTCGACGTCAAGCAAACGCTCGATCTCGGTGAGCCGCGCGTAGAACGCCGGCCGTGACACGTGCGCTTCGGTGGCGGCGCGCGACTTGTTGTCCGGGTGCTGGAGAAAAGCGCGCAGCACGGCGAGCAGGTCACGGCCGGTGCGGCGGTCGTTTTCCAACAGCGGCGCGAGCGTACGCTCCACGAACGCCTGCAGCCGCGGGTCGTCGCGCAGCACGTAGAGCAGGCCGGGCAGTTGAATGTCCGGCAGTTCATAGAAAAGCTTGTGCTCACCCGCACCGCGCGCCGCGTCGGCGACATGACCCGCCTCGGCAAAGGAGCGGCGCAGCTCGGCCAGGTCGGCCACCGTCGTACCGACGCCGACACACGCGCCTTCGCCGCGCTCGTGCCGGCTGTTTGCCTGCAGTCGCTGGCAGAGCCGGCGCAGGACCACCGGACGGTCGGCGGCCCGCTCGACCGGCAACAGGATGCCGACCCGGCCTTCCGACATCGCCGCGACGACACCGGAAACTTTGGCGGCACGCAACGCACCGGCGACCAGCTCGCCGTCGTAATCGCGCAATCCGGCGGATTTTCCGGCCGGCAGGTCGACGACGACGGCGACCAGGAACTGACCTTTGGTGCGTACGCCAAGTGCGGCGGTGCGCGCGTGCATGTCGGCTTCGGAAACGAACCGGCCGTGGATGATGTCGGTCAGGATCGACCGCTGTGCCTGCTGTTCCAGCGTCTCGCGGTCGCGTTCCATCAGCCGGTTGAGCGTGAGCGCGGTGGCCGCGCGCTCCAACAACATCGGATGGTCGGCGGCCGGCGCGCCGGGCGGGATCATCACCAGCCGGCCGAAAACCTCGCCGCGCGCCGCGACCGCGGTGACCAACCAGCCTTCCGGTCCGCACACCGCCGTACGCGCGTCGGCCGCGGCGGCCCGCGAGCGGCCCTCCCAATCGGCCAGCAGATCGTCGACCGGCAGGCCGGCCGCGTCGTACGCGAGCACCTGGTGCGCCAGGTTTTCGAACACCACCGGACATCCGGTCGCGCGGCACACCTCGCGGACGATGTCGGCCGGCTCGGCGCCGTCGACGGCCAGCGCGGTGAAAATCTGGTGCGCCTGCTCGGATGAGCGCAACGCCGCGGTCTGCGCCTCGATGATCCGGGCGTGCGCCGCCTCGGTGATGCGGACGAAAGCCACCTGCCGCCGTAACGCGACCAGCGGCAGGCCATGCCGTTCGCACGCGCGTACCAGCGCGGCCGGCAACGCGGTGAACCGGCGGCCGAGCTCCACCACCAATGCCACCGCCTCGGCGCCGGCGAGCGCGTCCGCGTATGCGCGGAGTTTTGCCGCGGAGTCAGGCAAAGCGATGCCGGTGGAGAGGATCACTTCGCCGCCGGACAGCAGACCGGCGATGTCGTCCAGCTCGCTCACATGGACCCAGCGCACCGGCCGCGCCAGGTTTTCCCGCCCGGCAAGCACTTCCGGCCGGCCCGCGCGTACCACCGGCAGGTCGAGCAGGTCGGCGACGGTGAGCGGGGCGAGCACGTCAGTGCGCTTCGGTCGCCAGTTTCGCGCCGAACCCGAGCATCGCCACGCCGGTCGCCGCGTCCAGCGTACGGCGGACCCGCCGGCGACGCAGGAACGCGCGGATCTGGTGCAGGAAGGTCACCAGCACAACGAGCCAGGCGAACCCGAAGAACGCGTGCGAATACGCGAGCAACAGCGCGTCCGGGAGCGCGGCGGAGGTGCCCAGAAACTGCGGCAGCACGGACAGATAGAGTGTCAGCACCTTCGGATTGGTGATATTGGACAGAAAACCCTGCTGAAAGCGCAACCAGGCCGGCGCTTTCCTGCCGCCGTTGACATCGGCGGTGTCGTCGATCGCGTACTGGCCTTTGATCGCCGAGCGGATCGTCTGCACGCCGAGATAACAGAGATAGGCGACACCGGCCCAGCGGATGACGTTGAACGCCAGCTGTGAATGCACGATCAGCGCACCGAGGCCGAGCGCGGCGGCCGTGCCCTGCACGACGTTGCTGGTGGCGATCCCCAGCGAGGTCAGCATGCCGCCGGTGCGTCCACCGCGCAGCGTGTTGGCCACCGTCAACGCAAAATCCGGACCCGGCGCGACGATGACCACGATCGCGAAGGCCAGATAGGAAAGATAGCTGGTCAGGGTCATGTGCTCAGCTTATGTCGTCAGGCGCCATATACGTCCAGCGCGGCTGGCCGTGCGCGGAACTCGAAACGTTTTCCGACCGGTCCGATCTCGCCGTCGGTCGCCACCGTCAGTGGACGCTCGCTGTGCACCACCAGATCGGTGACGTCACACTGCTGGTACGAGCGGCTCCGGTCCAGTGTGCCGGTCAACAGCGACAGGAAAAACCGCGCACGCGAAAACCGAACGTCCGCGCGTACGTAACGAACGTCGAGCACACCGGTGCCGAGGCTGGCGCGCACCACCGGCGCCATGCCTTTGGGCCGGTAGTCGTCATTGCCGATGTAGATCATCCAGATTCGCCGTTTTTCCCCGTCCAGGCTGACATCCAGCGGCCGCGCGCGGCGCAGCGTGCGGACCGTGGCGATCGCGCCGGCCAGCCACCGGCCCCAGCTTGGCTCGAGTTTTTCGCGTAACCGCACCATTGGCGGATAGCCGCCGAGACTCGCCGTGTTCACGAACCAACGCTCGGCGCCGCCGTCGACTGTGACCGACCCGAGGCCGATCCGGCGCGCTCTGCCGGACTCGGTGGCCATGGCGACCGTACGCGCCTCGAAAATGCCGAGATCCCGGGCGAAATGGTTGAGCGTGCCGGCCGGCACGACGGCGAGTGGCAGGTCGTGGCGCGCCGCCACGGTGGCCGCTGCCGCCACCGAGCCGTCGCCGCCGGCGACGCCGATCGCCAGTGTGTCGCCGGATATCTCGGATTCCAGCTGCCGGACGATGTCCCCGTCCGAGGTGACGATCCGCGCCTTCGGCCACAGTGCGGTCACCAGCTCGGCGACCGGATGGCTGCCGGATCGCGGATTCACCAGGAAAACCAGGCCGTCTCCGGCCTCCAGCCGCGGCACCTCGACGCGCGGCGCCGGCAGGTCGGCGCGGATCGGCAGTTTTGGCCACCAGTGCAGCGTCGCGAGTCCGACCGCCGCGCCGGTCGCGGCACCGAAAGCAACGTCCGACGGCCAGTGCACCCCGACATGAATCCGCGAATACGCCACCGCGGCGGCCAACGGGATGACGATGGCGCCGGCGGCCGGTGACTCGATGGTGACCGCGGTCGCGAAGGCGGCCGCCGAAGCGGCGTGACCGGACGGAAACGACGACGAGGTCGGCCGTCCTTCCAGCCGGCGGCCGGGCGGCAACAGGTCGG comes from the Fodinicola acaciae genome and includes:
- a CDS encoding LysE family translocator, yielding MTLTSYLSYLAFAIVVIVAPGPDFALTVANTLRGGRTGGMLTSLGIATSNVVQGTAAALGLGALIVHSQLAFNVIRWAGVAYLCYLGVQTIRSAIKGQYAIDDTADVNGGRKAPAWLRFQQGFLSNITNPKVLTLYLSVLPQFLGTSAALPDALLLAYSHAFFGFAWLVVLVTFLHQIRAFLRRRRVRRTLDAATGVAMLGFGAKLATEAH
- a CDS encoding PucR family transcriptional regulator, translating into MLAPLTVADLLDLPVVRAGRPEVLAGRENLARPVRWVHVSELDDIAGLLSGGEVILSTGIALPDSAAKLRAYADALAGAEAVALVVELGRRFTALPAALVRACERHGLPLVALRRQVAFVRITEAAHARIIEAQTAALRSSEQAHQIFTALAVDGAEPADIVREVCRATGCPVVFENLAHQVLAYDAAGLPVDDLLADWEGRSRAAAADARTAVCGPEGWLVTAVAARGEVFGRLVMIPPGAPAADHPMLLERAATALTLNRLMERDRETLEQQAQRSILTDIIHGRFVSEADMHARTAALGVRTKGQFLVAVVVDLPAGKSAGLRDYDGELVAGALRAAKVSGVVAAMSEGRVGILLPVERAADRPVVLRRLCQRLQANSRHERGEGACVGVGTTVADLAELRRSFAEAGHVADAARGAGEHKLFYELPDIQLPGLLYVLRDDPRLQAFVERTLAPLLENDRRTGRDLLAVLRAFLQHPDNKSRAATEAHVSRPAFYARLTEIERLLDVDLGSADTRTSLHAAVMALDSLRRRPNSRNTF
- a CDS encoding bifunctional phosphatase PAP2/diacylglycerol kinase family protein → MRIRSRIGRADSVLMRASGRLRDDRLDRAMLELSGAANHSLLWLATAGVLALRKGQSRRAAVRGVAALAGASFTASLVAKRLLPRRRPAADLLPPGRRLEGRPTSSSFPSGHAASAAAFATAVTIESPAAGAIVIPLAAAVAYSRIHVGVHWPSDVAFGAATGAAVGLATLHWWPKLPIRADLPAPRVEVPRLEAGDGLVFLVNPRSGSHPVAELVTALWPKARIVTSDGDIVRQLESEISGDTLAIGVAGGDGSVAAAATVAARHDLPLAVVPAGTLNHFARDLGIFEARTVAMATESGRARRIGLGSVTVDGGAERWFVNTASLGGYPPMVRLREKLEPSWGRWLAGAIATVRTLRRARPLDVSLDGEKRRIWMIYIGNDDYRPKGMAPVVRASLGTGVLDVRYVRADVRFSRARFFLSLLTGTLDRSRSYQQCDVTDLVVHSERPLTVATDGEIGPVGKRFEFRARPAALDVYGA